The following coding sequences are from one Ochotona princeps isolate mOchPri1 chromosome 8, mOchPri1.hap1, whole genome shotgun sequence window:
- the PFN4 gene encoding profilin-4 isoform X2 yields the protein MSHLQNLLLDTLLGTKHVDCAALIRIQERTLCVASPGFSVMPSDVRTLVNGFAKNPLQTRREGLYFKEKDYKCVRADEHSLYAKNGNTGVIVVKTHLYLLVATYTENMYPSVCVEATEKLGEYLRKKGN from the exons ATGAGCCACCTGCAAAACCTGCTGCTGGACACCCTCCTGGGCACGAAGCACGTGGACTGCGCTGCCCTCATCAGAATCCAGGAGCGCACCCTGTGCGTGGCGTCGCCGGGATTTAGT GTAATGCCAAGTGATGTCCGGACTCTTGTGAATGGATTTGCCAAGAACCCTTTGCAAACTCGAAGAGAAGGGCTCTATTTCAAGGAAAAGGACTACAAATGTGTGCGGGCAGATGAACATTCACTTTATGCTAAGAAT GGAAACACCGGTGTGATTGTGGTGAAGACCCATCTGTATCTTCTGGTGGCCACTTACACAGAGAACATGTATCCCAGTGTCTGTGTGGAAGCCACAGAGAAGCTGG gagaatatctaagaaaaaaaggaaattag
- the PFN4 gene encoding profilin-4 isoform X1 produces the protein MSHLQNLLLDTLLGTKHVDCAALIRIQERTLCVASPGFSVMPSDVRTLVNGFAKNPLQTRREGLYFKEKDYKCVRADEHSLYAKNGNTGVIVVKTHLYLLVATYTENMYPSVCVEATEKLVCFSGVYFLGYLVPPYSPAI, from the exons ATGAGCCACCTGCAAAACCTGCTGCTGGACACCCTCCTGGGCACGAAGCACGTGGACTGCGCTGCCCTCATCAGAATCCAGGAGCGCACCCTGTGCGTGGCGTCGCCGGGATTTAGT GTAATGCCAAGTGATGTCCGGACTCTTGTGAATGGATTTGCCAAGAACCCTTTGCAAACTCGAAGAGAAGGGCTCTATTTCAAGGAAAAGGACTACAAATGTGTGCGGGCAGATGAACATTCACTTTATGCTAAGAAT GGAAACACCGGTGTGATTGTGGTGAAGACCCATCTGTATCTTCTGGTGGCCACTTACACAGAGAACATGTATCCCAGTGTCTGTGTGGAAGCCACAGAGAAGCTGG TTTGCTTTTCAGGAGTCTATTTCCTTGGTTATTTAGTTCCTCCCTACTCTCCTGCCATTTGA
- the TP53I3 gene encoding quinone oxidoreductase PIG3, translating to MLAVHFDQPGGAENLYVKEVARPIPGPGEVLLKVAASALNRADIIQRQGGYPPPPGASSILGLEASGYVAELGPGCQGKWKTGDTAMALLPGGGQAQYVAVPEELLMPIPEGLTLLQAAAIPEAWLTAFQLLHLVGNVQAGDTVLIHAGSSGVGTAAIQLARLAGAIPLVTAGSPQKLQMAEKLGAAVGVNYKEEDFCEAVLKFTQGAGVNLILDCIGSSYWEKNINCLAVDGRWILYGLMGGADVNGPLLSKLLSKRGSLIASLLRSRNKTYKQALVRAFTERALPHFSTEGPQRLLPVLDSVYPLAAIQEAHKYMETNKNMGKIVLELPNEQGTATPGLLHSN from the exons ATGTTGGCGGTGCATTTTGACCAGCCCGGCGGCGCCGAAAACCTCTACGTGAAGGAAGTGGCTAGGCCGATCCCTGGACCGGGGGAGGTCCTGCTGAAGGTGGCGGCCAGCGCTCTGAACCGGGCGGACATAATTCAG AGACAAGGCGGCTACCCCCCAccgccaggagccagcagcatcctGGGACTCGAGGCATCTGGCTATGTGGCTGAGCTGGGGCCTGGCTGCCAAGGGAAATGGAAGACTGGAGACACAGCCATGGCTCTGCTGCCCGGTGGGGGCCAGGCTCAGTATGTCGCTGTCCCAGAAGAACTGCTCATGCCCATCCCAGAAGGACTAACCTTGCTGCAGGCCGCAGCCATTCCTGAGGCCTGGCTGACCGCCTTCCAGCTGTTACACCTTGTGG GAAATGTTCAAGCTGGAGACACCGTGCTGATCCATGCAGGATCAAGTGGTGTGGGTACAGCTGCCATCCAACTGGCTCGGCTGGCGGGAGCTATCCCTCTGGTCACAGCTGGCTCCCCACAGAAGCTTCAAATGGCAGAAAAACTTGGAGCAGCTGTTGGCGTCAATTACAAAGAAGAGGACTTTTGTGAAGCAGTGCTGAAATTCACCCAAG GTGCTGGAGTCAACCTTATTCTAGACTGCATAGGCAGCTCCTATTGGGAGAAGAACATCAACTGCCTGGCTGTTGATGGTCGCTGGATTCTCTATGGTCTGATGGGAGGAGCCGACGTCAACGGTCCCTTGCTTTCCAAGCTACTTTCTAAACGAGGAAGTCTGATCGCTAGCTTGCTGAGATCCAGGAACAAAACG TACAAACAGGCGCTGGTGAGAGCTTTCACGGAGCGAGCTCTGCCCCACTTCTCCACAGAAGGCCCCCAACGTCTACTGCCAGTTCTGGACAGCGTCTACCCCTTGGCTGCAATCCAAGAGGCCCATAAATACATGGAAACGAACAAGAACATGGGCAAAATCGTCCTGGAGCTGCCCAATGAGCAGGGCACGGCCACCCCAGGCCTTCTCCATTCAAACTGA